The genomic window GATCAGCGGCCGGCAGGTGCTCGACGGGGTCTTCCCCGGGCTGACCGACGAGCTGATCCGCGGCGGGGCGGTGCCCTACGACGCCGGGTGGGACCTGCTGTTCCATCAGATGGGCTCGCTGCGCACCAGGTTCAGCAGCGGCAAGCTCGGCATCAGCCTGACCCGGGCGTATCTGGAGCACACCGTACGCGAGCGGGTCAGGGCACTGCCCAACGTCGCGATACGCGACCAGGTCTCCGTCATCGACCTGCACGGCACGCCCGGCCGGGTCTGCGGGGTCGTGCTGGACGGCGGCGAGATCCTGCGCTCCGACCTCGTCGTGGACGCGACCGGCCGCAGCGGCGACCGCACCGACGCCTGGCTCAGGCGGCTGGAGTGCCCGGCACCCGCGGTCACCAAGGTCAAGATCGACGTCGGCTACACCACGAGGGTGCTGCGCCGGCAGCCGGGCGACCGCATCGGCGGCGGCCTGCTCTACCTGATGTCGGCGGTGCCGCCGCACGACAAGCGTGCGGCGGCGGTCTTCGCCGTCGAGGGCGACCGGTGGATGGTGACCCTCGGCGGCTGGCACCGCTCCCACGCGCCGACCGACCCGGAGGGCTTCGCCGAGTTCGCCGAGGCGCTGCCCGACCCGCATGTCGCCAAGCTGCTCGCCTCGGCCGAGCCGCTGGACGGGCCGCGCGCGCACAAGTTCACCTACCCGCAGGCCAGGCGGCGCCACTTCGAGCGGCTGCGCACCCTGCCGACCGGCTATGTCGCCCTGGGCGACGCCATCTGCAGTTTCAACCCGCTGTACGGGCAGGGTATGACTGTCGGCGCGATGGAGGCGGTGGCCCTCGGCGAGACCCTCGACCAGGAGGGGCGGGCGTCCGCGCGGATGGCGCGGGCGTACTACCGCAAGGCCGCGGCGGCGATCGCCACGCCGTGGCAGATGTCCACCGGCAGCGACTTCATGTACCCCGAGACGGTGGGGCCGCGGCCGCTGGGGACCGGGGTGGTCAACCGGTACGTGCGCCGGCTGATGCTGGCGACGCATGTCTCGCGGGAGTCGCATCTGGTCCTGCTGGACATGCAGCATCTGCTGGCGCGGCCCTCGTCGATCTTCCGGCCCGGGCCGGCGATCAGGTCGCTGATGGCGGCTCGGCGTTCCCCGGCCAACCCGGCGGACTGACGCCCGCACCGGGCCTGCGGCCACGCCCCCCACCACCTCCACTCCGGTGGGGGGCTCCTACCGGGGCGCTGCCCCAGTCCCTCCCCGCCGGGCTCCGGGGCGTCGTGGTTGCGCGCGCAGTTCCTCGCGCCCCTGGGGTGAGTGCCACCCGAGGTGAGCTGGCTGGCTCCACGCTGCGTCGGGGCTGAGCGCGCAGTTCCCCGCGCCCCTCGGGTGACTGCCACCCGGGGTGGGCATGCTGGCCCCCCGGCGCGTCGTGGTTGCGCGCGCAGGCCCCCGCGCCCCTCGGGGGGCCGCCTGGCGCGAGGGGGTGGGGTGGTTTGGTGCGGGACCAGGGGTCAGGGTGGGGGGAAGACCGTCAGGAAATCCGTGGGGGTGTGGCGGCCGCTGAGGGCGGCGTGGAGGACTGGGCCCGGGTCGGGGTTGAAGGGGCGGCCTGGGGTGTGGTGGAAGACGCGGTCGAAGGCGAGGGCCGGGCCCACCGCGCAGACCTCGCCGACGGCGCCGGGGAGCGCTGCGGCGCCGCGGTCGTCGAGGACCTGGATGCGGACGCCCGCGACCGCGCCGCCGACGTTCAGGCCGCGGCGCCGGCCGCCGCCGGACCGGGTCCGCGGCACCGGGTGGGACAGGTCGAGCGCCGTCCACGGCAACGCCCCGCCGGCCGGGGCGAATTCCGCCCAGAGCCGGGACGTCGGAAGCAGCTCGCGGTGCCGGGTCGCGAGCTCCTCGGAGCAGGGGTCGCCGATGAGGACGACCGTGCGCGGCCCCGGCGCGCCGGGGACCAGCAGCCGGTCGTACTCCTGCGGGGTGAGCACGGCGACCGGCGAGCGGGTGAGCGCACCTTCCGGCGCCCCGCAGTAGAGCGTGCCGGCCGACGCGACGGCCCACCAGAGCGCGGCGAGGGTCACCGGGCCGCCGGGGGCGGGCTGGCGGATCTCGATACCGTGCTCGGCCGCGCCGACCCGCTGGATGCGGGCGGCGGCGGCCAGTTGCCAGGCGCGGTGGTCGATGAGCTCACCGGTCGGCCCCGGCACCGTGCCGGTGCCGGGGGCGAGCAGCAGATACGCCGGGTCGATGGGGCTGGACCTGGGCAGCGAGTCGTCGGGGCGTACGGCCTCGGCACGCTGCCAGGTGGCGGGGTCGTCCATGGGCACGACGAGCCGGACAAGGCCCCAGGAGTTGCGGTGGGCCTGCCCGCACAGCACGGTCTGCGCCCCGCTGAGCGCGGCGATCTCCCGG from Streptomyces sp. NBC_01198 includes these protein-coding regions:
- a CDS encoding FAD-dependent oxidoreductase; the protein is MGTIGGHAVVVGGSMSGLVSAAVLSTRFDRVTVIDRDTLPDGASDRRGVPQSGHAHALLISGRQVLDGVFPGLTDELIRGGAVPYDAGWDLLFHQMGSLRTRFSSGKLGISLTRAYLEHTVRERVRALPNVAIRDQVSVIDLHGTPGRVCGVVLDGGEILRSDLVVDATGRSGDRTDAWLRRLECPAPAVTKVKIDVGYTTRVLRRQPGDRIGGGLLYLMSAVPPHDKRAAAVFAVEGDRWMVTLGGWHRSHAPTDPEGFAEFAEALPDPHVAKLLASAEPLDGPRAHKFTYPQARRRHFERLRTLPTGYVALGDAICSFNPLYGQGMTVGAMEAVALGETLDQEGRASARMARAYYRKAAAAIATPWQMSTGSDFMYPETVGPRPLGTGVVNRYVRRLMLATHVSRESHLVLLDMQHLLARPSSIFRPGPAIRSLMAARRSPANPAD
- a CDS encoding AMP-binding protein; translation: MTSSPDRATATVAPPVPRARERPLQLTAAAAGQLTLDAMFARVAARKPDHTAVRVGTGRLTYRGAEQRARQLASLLVLGGVQLGDPVIVYCVDHRRSLVAQLAVLKAGGVCVPVPAGTPDAALREIAALSGAQTVLCGQAHRNSWGLVRLVVPMDDPATWQRAEAVRPDDSLPRSSPIDPAYLLLAPGTGTVPGPTGELIDHRAWQLAAAARIQRVGAAEHGIEIRQPAPGGPVTLAALWWAVASAGTLYCGAPEGALTRSPVAVLTPQEYDRLLVPGAPGPRTVVLIGDPCSEELATRHRELLPTSRLWAEFAPAGGALPWTALDLSHPVPRTRSGGGRRRGLNVGGAVAGVRIQVLDDRGAAALPGAVGEVCAVGPALAFDRVFHHTPGRPFNPDPGPVLHAALSGRHTPTDFLTVFPPP